In the genome of Flavobacterium panacagri, one region contains:
- a CDS encoding MlaD family protein, producing MKLTREIKTAILVIASILLFIWGYSFLKGKDLFTNYTMLYAEYDNVEDLSLSAPVTLNGLAIGKVNKITIDEVTGKLLVELQLKTDFPISKTSTATIYSPSLIAGKQIKIIPNFADKELAEDGQKLASTVELGLTESLGGKIEPIQQKLDKMLVNIDVLVTGLNNTLDKNTQENLKKTIAELSQTMTQFHKASGSLNNILDTNKGQINGMVSNFNKVSNNFNKISDSLNKADLGKTVRNLNQMLAKVDALMANLNSGKGTAGKLLNDEALYNNLAKTSKELELLLQDVRLYPTRYVNVSLFGKKNKPYVAPTEETNSTDKK from the coding sequence TTGAAACTAACAAGAGAAATTAAAACGGCTATATTAGTCATCGCATCGATTTTATTATTTATCTGGGGTTACAGCTTTTTAAAAGGCAAAGATCTTTTTACAAATTATACCATGTTATATGCTGAATATGATAATGTTGAAGATTTGTCACTTTCTGCACCAGTTACTTTAAACGGACTGGCAATAGGTAAAGTAAATAAAATCACAATTGATGAAGTAACAGGAAAATTATTAGTAGAACTTCAATTAAAAACAGATTTTCCAATTTCGAAAACAAGTACAGCAACAATTTATTCTCCAAGCTTAATTGCAGGAAAGCAAATTAAAATTATCCCAAATTTTGCAGATAAAGAATTAGCAGAAGATGGACAAAAATTAGCGTCAACGGTAGAACTTGGATTAACGGAATCTTTAGGAGGTAAAATTGAGCCAATTCAGCAGAAGCTTGATAAAATGCTTGTCAATATTGATGTTTTGGTTACGGGATTGAATAATACTTTAGATAAAAATACACAAGAAAATCTAAAGAAAACAATTGCTGAATTAAGCCAGACGATGACGCAGTTTCACAAAGCTTCAGGAAGTCTAAACAATATTTTAGATACTAATAAAGGGCAGATTAATGGAATGGTTTCTAATTTTAATAAAGTGTCCAATAACTTTAATAAAATTTCTGATTCTTTAAACAAAGCTGATTTAGGAAAAACAGTACGTAACTTAAACCAGATGTTGGCAAAAGTAGATGCTTTAATGGCTAACTTAAATTCTGGAAAAGGTACGGCTGGAAAATTATTAAATGATGAAGCCTTATATAACAACTTAGCAAAAACGTCAAAAGAGCTTGAATTGTTATTGCAAGATGTACGTCTTTATCCAACTCGTTACGTGAACGTTTCTCTTTTTGGGAAGAAAAATAAACCATACGTAGCGCCAACAGAAGAAACAAACTCAACTGATAAAAAATAA
- a CDS encoding N-acetylmuramoyl-L-alanine amidase family protein, with product MNRINKFKVIFTLFLTLLSFCAQSQSNVFKVTLDAGHGDHDFGAVYSGRIEKNIALAIVLKVGKILELNPNVDVIYTRKTDVFIDLVERANIANRANSNIFVSIHCNANKNTAADGTETYVMGLSKVASNLEAAKKENSVITLEKDYKRKYEGYDPNSPESMIGMTLMQEEYLDNSISLATKIEDNFEKLGKKLRQGGVKQAPFMVLHKAYMPRVLVETGFVSNPTEGNILNSEEGQDDIAKAIAEAILSYKREYFGSGTEAPESRPIRDTTPVKPKTTAPVTVVKNAPKGTFFKVQLIASIKKTPLEPKNFKGLKNVTMLFENNIYKYFYEETSSYETAQKFLQEAKNKGYGAAFLVATKDGEKISIQDAIK from the coding sequence ATGAATAGAATTAACAAATTTAAGGTAATATTTACTTTATTTCTAACATTACTGTCTTTTTGTGCTCAGAGTCAGTCAAATGTGTTTAAGGTAACTCTTGACGCTGGACATGGAGATCATGACTTCGGAGCTGTTTACAGCGGCAGGATTGAAAAAAATATTGCTTTAGCTATTGTTTTGAAAGTGGGGAAGATTTTAGAGCTTAATCCAAATGTAGATGTAATTTATACGCGTAAAACGGATGTTTTTATTGATTTGGTTGAAAGAGCCAATATTGCCAATAGAGCGAATTCAAATATTTTTGTTTCTATTCATTGTAATGCCAATAAAAATACAGCAGCCGACGGAACCGAAACCTATGTGATGGGTTTGAGTAAAGTGGCATCGAACTTAGAAGCTGCAAAGAAAGAGAACTCGGTAATTACATTGGAGAAAGATTATAAGCGTAAATACGAAGGTTATGACCCAAATTCTCCAGAATCAATGATTGGGATGACGTTAATGCAGGAAGAATATTTAGATAATAGTATTTCGCTGGCGACTAAAATTGAGGATAATTTTGAAAAATTAGGAAAAAAACTTCGTCAGGGTGGTGTAAAACAAGCGCCTTTTATGGTACTACATAAAGCTTATATGCCTAGAGTTTTGGTAGAAACTGGTTTTGTGTCGAATCCAACAGAAGGGAATATTCTGAATTCAGAAGAAGGACAAGATGATATAGCGAAAGCAATTGCGGAAGCTATTTTAAGTTATAAAAGAGAATATTTTGGATCAGGAACTGAGGCTCCTGAGAGTCGGCCCATAAGAGATACTACTCCCGTAAAACCAAAAACAACTGCTCCAGTTACTGTAGTTAAAAATGCCCCAAAAGGAACATTTTTTAAAGTACAGCTTATTGCAAGTATTAAAAAAACTCCTTTAGAACCTAAAAACTTTAAGGGGTTGAAAAATGTGACTATGTTATTTGAAAACAATATATATAAGTATTTCTACGAAGAAACTTCAAGTTACGAAACAGCCCAGAAATTTTTGCAAGAAGCTAAGAATAAAGGGTATGGCGCAGCATTTTTAGTGGCAACTAAAGATGGAGAAAAAATCAGTATTCAGGACGCAATTAAATAA
- a CDS encoding putative LPS assembly protein LptD, whose protein sequence is MTCQKTRHNFTKIAFKPLHTNLFNIVLISFFLTIGCGNLYSQEIKNKKKPLPAVKQTDKEAPAITDTVKLDTVRAKKTFLDGKVRYKAKDYATIDQKKKTITLYNEAELYYKDVELKSGIIVLNYEKDEVYAGRIKDSAGVLIQYPNFKQGSNEVQPDSIRFNFKTKKALIYNSRTKQGELNIKAAVTKKENDSVYYLRGARITTATDIDHPEYYFRTSKIKFVPGKKIVTGLTQMVIADVPTPLALPYGYFPLSQEKSVSGIIVPSYNDSNTRGFSLQNGGYYFALSDNYDLTVLGDYYTNGSYAMRFESAYATRYKYRGNVNIRFENLINSERGYPDYSKQNIYNIQWSHSKDSKSNPNSSFSASVNMGSSKYFKRSINQANIGSNLNNTLSSSINYNKTFNTIPGSRIALSATHSQNTQTEEIIMTLPSLQGSIDRIYPFVGKNGVKKGFIKNINLQYNVSGKNYFKTSDSLFFKPQMFKDAQLGMQHTIPLSTNFKIFKYFSAGASTTYQETWVNKTISKAYDSSTGKVEPSNINGFDSFRTYNFSTNLGTTIYGTFNFGDDKRIQSIRHVMRPSLTYSYTPSFERYYDTYGVDASGTITSQYTRFENGLFGAPGKDNSNIVGFALSNTFEAKVRDRDSTKTEPKKIMLLNNLNFSTSYNFNADGKTTLAWQPILVSGGTQFFDNKMNMNFGATLDPYALDSGNNRINMYNIDNGGSLFRLTSANVTVNYSFSNKDTGKEKNTQSQRNGGRNDDLFGTNTDLNDSRNSQFANEPEKDDVITEFFNSKIPWDMTLAYSLTYSNTTRQNQISGNSIMISINTDITPKWKGGVSTGYDFVQKGVTFTQFRFERDLLSWRMAFNWQPMGTNSNWNFFIGIKSGMLSDIKWNKRSVSNR, encoded by the coding sequence TTGACATGTCAAAAAACACGCCATAATTTTACAAAAATAGCATTTAAACCTTTGCATACAAACTTATTTAATATCGTTTTAATATCATTTTTCCTAACTATAGGTTGTGGTAATTTATATTCGCAAGAAATAAAAAATAAAAAAAAGCCTTTACCTGCTGTAAAACAAACAGATAAAGAAGCTCCTGCAATTACTGACACCGTAAAACTGGATACGGTTAGAGCCAAAAAGACTTTTTTGGATGGAAAAGTTAGATACAAAGCAAAAGATTATGCTACAATTGACCAGAAAAAGAAAACAATTACATTATACAATGAAGCAGAATTATACTATAAAGATGTTGAATTAAAATCTGGTATAATTGTACTTAATTATGAAAAAGATGAAGTTTATGCTGGAAGAATCAAAGATTCTGCTGGCGTATTAATTCAATATCCAAATTTTAAACAAGGCTCCAACGAAGTACAACCCGATTCTATTCGTTTTAATTTTAAAACTAAAAAGGCTTTAATTTATAATTCAAGAACCAAACAAGGAGAATTAAACATTAAAGCTGCGGTTACCAAAAAAGAAAACGATTCTGTTTATTACCTTAGGGGTGCACGTATTACAACTGCAACTGATATTGATCATCCTGAATATTACTTCCGAACGAGTAAAATAAAATTTGTGCCTGGTAAAAAAATTGTAACCGGCTTAACACAAATGGTTATTGCTGACGTTCCTACTCCACTGGCACTTCCTTATGGATATTTTCCTTTAAGCCAAGAAAAAAGCGTTTCTGGAATTATCGTCCCAAGTTACAACGATTCAAACACAAGAGGGTTTTCATTGCAAAATGGAGGTTATTATTTTGCCCTAAGTGATAATTATGACTTGACTGTACTTGGAGATTATTATACTAACGGAAGTTACGCTATGCGTTTTGAATCGGCGTATGCTACAAGATATAAATATCGAGGTAATGTAAATATTCGTTTTGAAAATCTTATCAATAGTGAGCGAGGCTATCCTGATTATTCTAAACAAAACATTTACAACATTCAGTGGTCGCATTCTAAAGACTCTAAATCAAATCCAAATTCAAGTTTTTCAGCATCGGTTAACATGGGTAGTAGTAAGTACTTTAAAAGATCTATTAACCAAGCTAATATCGGATCAAACTTAAATAACACTTTAAGTTCTTCTATTAATTACAACAAAACTTTTAATACTATTCCAGGTTCTCGTATTGCATTGTCTGCAACTCACAGTCAAAACACCCAAACAGAAGAAATCATTATGACACTTCCTTCGCTACAGGGAAGCATTGACCGTATTTATCCTTTTGTTGGCAAGAATGGAGTAAAAAAGGGATTTATCAAAAACATAAACTTGCAGTACAACGTAAGTGGTAAAAACTATTTCAAGACCAGCGACTCGTTATTTTTCAAACCACAAATGTTTAAAGATGCACAATTAGGTATGCAGCATACCATTCCGCTTAGCACAAACTTTAAGATCTTTAAATACTTTAGCGCAGGAGCTTCAACAACCTATCAAGAAACATGGGTTAATAAAACAATAAGCAAAGCCTACGACTCTTCTACAGGAAAAGTAGAACCTAGCAATATAAATGGTTTTGATTCATTTAGAACTTACAATTTCAGCACCAATTTAGGTACAACAATTTATGGTACTTTTAATTTTGGTGACGATAAAAGAATTCAATCTATAAGACACGTTATGCGTCCAAGTTTAACCTATTCTTATACACCAAGCTTTGAGCGTTATTACGACACTTACGGTGTCGATGCATCTGGAACCATTACATCTCAATACACTCGATTTGAAAACGGCCTGTTTGGAGCACCTGGAAAAGACAATTCAAACATTGTTGGTTTTGCACTGAGCAATACTTTTGAAGCCAAAGTAAGAGATCGAGACAGTACAAAAACGGAACCTAAAAAGATAATGCTGCTAAACAATTTAAACTTTAGCACAAGTTACAACTTTAATGCCGACGGGAAGACAACCTTAGCATGGCAGCCTATCTTGGTTAGTGGTGGAACCCAGTTCTTTGACAACAAAATGAATATGAACTTTGGAGCTACTTTAGATCCTTATGCTTTAGACAGTGGTAATAACAGAATCAATATGTATAATATTGATAACGGAGGAAGTTTATTCAGATTAACCAGTGCAAACGTAACAGTGAACTATTCCTTTTCGAACAAAGATACAGGAAAGGAAAAAAACACCCAAAGCCAGCGGAATGGAGGTCGAAACGATGACTTATTTGGAACAAATACCGACTTGAATGACAGCCGGAACAGTCAGTTTGCCAATGAACCCGAAAAAGACGACGTCATTACTGAGTTTTTTAATTCGAAAATTCCTTGGGATATGACTTTAGCCTACTCTTTAACCTATTCTAATACAACGAGACAAAATCAAATTTCTGGTAACTCGATCATGATTTCTATCAATACAGACATTACTCCAAAATGGAAAGGTGGTGTTTCTACTGGTTATGATTTTGTACAAAAGGGAGTTACTTTTACACAATTCCGTTTTGAGAGAGATTTGTTAAGCTGGAGAATGGCATTTAACTGGCAGCCAATGGGAACAAATTCAAACTGGAATTTCTTTATCGGAATTAAATCTGGTATGCTTAGCGATATTAAATGGAACAAACGAAGCGTTTCTAATCGATAA
- a CDS encoding RidA family protein has product MKKIIFTEKAPAPIGPYNQAVLSGNTLYASGQIAINPESGELITDNINDETNQVMKNIAAILEAADMTFENVVKSTIFIMDMNNFGAINTVYGSYFNEKTAPARETVQVACLPKNVNVEISIIAVQ; this is encoded by the coding sequence ATGAAAAAAATCATTTTCACAGAGAAAGCTCCGGCTCCAATCGGGCCTTATAATCAAGCCGTATTGTCTGGAAACACACTTTATGCCTCTGGACAAATTGCAATCAATCCTGAATCAGGAGAATTGATTACAGACAACATCAACGACGAAACCAACCAAGTAATGAAAAACATCGCCGCTATTCTTGAAGCTGCCGATATGACTTTTGAAAATGTAGTGAAGTCAACTATTTTCATAATGGATATGAATAACTTCGGTGCTATAAATACGGTTTACGGATCTTATTTTAACGAAAAAACCGCTCCAGCTCGTGAAACGGTTCAAGTGGCTTGTCTGCCAAAAAATGTAAATGTTGAGATTTCTATAATTGCTGTGCAATAG
- a CDS encoding methylglyoxal synthase, with product MEIAIIAHDGKKADLIDFLIKNEAILHNEKIRLIGTGTTGGKAEAAGFKTQRMLSGPLGGDAQIAGRVAEGITQMVFFFKDPLSSHPHEADINMLIRVCDVHNVPLATNEATAQLLLDAIAQQL from the coding sequence ATGGAAATTGCCATTATTGCTCATGATGGAAAAAAAGCTGATTTGATTGATTTCTTGATCAAAAATGAGGCAATTTTACACAATGAAAAAATAAGGCTGATTGGTACAGGAACTACAGGAGGAAAAGCAGAAGCTGCGGGTTTTAAAACTCAGAGAATGCTTTCAGGTCCTCTTGGTGGTGATGCGCAGATTGCTGGTAGAGTAGCGGAGGGAATTACACAAATGGTTTTCTTTTTTAAAGATCCTTTGTCGAGCCATCCTCATGAGGCAGATATTAATATGCTGATTCGTGTTTGCGATGTGCATAATGTGCCGCTGGCAACAAATGAAGCAACGGCACAATTATTATTAGATGCTATTGCACAGCAATTATAG
- a CDS encoding N-acetylglucosamine kinase, with the protein MKLIVDSGSTKADWIAIDDNGKVLFTTQTLGLNPEILDGPEIISRLNDRFDILQNKKNATHLFFYGAGCGTDRMKEYLKQVFQEYFTNAIVDVQEDTYAAVYATTPKGQEAIVSILGTGSNCSYFDGKVLHQKVQSLGYIVMDDCSGNVFGKELIRKYYFNKMPKELAVELEKEYDVDPDFIKNKLYKEPNPNAYLATYAKFLIKHKDTEFCRKIIFKGMKSFVKNYIKQFDNCKEVPVHFVGSIAFYLKDELQETFDKYELQLGNVLRRPIDGLIAYHVANQ; encoded by the coding sequence ATGAAATTAATAGTTGATAGTGGATCTACTAAAGCCGATTGGATTGCAATTGATGATAATGGAAAAGTATTATTCACAACACAAACTTTAGGATTAAATCCAGAAATTCTTGACGGACCGGAAATTATTTCAAGATTAAACGACCGTTTTGATATTTTACAAAACAAAAAAAATGCAACGCATTTGTTCTTTTATGGAGCAGGATGTGGAACAGACAGAATGAAAGAATATTTGAAACAAGTCTTTCAAGAGTATTTTACTAACGCAATTGTTGACGTTCAGGAAGATACTTATGCTGCTGTTTATGCAACAACTCCAAAAGGGCAAGAGGCGATAGTTTCTATTTTAGGAACAGGATCAAACTGCAGTTACTTTGATGGAAAAGTGTTGCACCAAAAAGTTCAGTCATTGGGATATATTGTTATGGATGACTGTAGCGGAAATGTTTTTGGTAAAGAATTAATTAGAAAATACTATTTTAATAAAATGCCTAAAGAATTGGCTGTTGAACTTGAAAAAGAGTATGACGTTGATCCGGATTTTATTAAAAATAAATTATATAAAGAGCCAAATCCAAATGCTTATTTGGCAACTTATGCTAAGTTTTTAATTAAGCATAAAGACACAGAGTTCTGCAGAAAAATTATCTTTAAAGGAATGAAGTCTTTTGTTAAGAATTATATCAAACAATTCGATAACTGTAAAGAAGTTCCAGTACATTTTGTAGGTTCTATCGCTTTTTATTTGAAAGACGAATTACAAGAAACTTTTGATAAATATGAACTTCAATTAGGGAATGTTTTAAGAAGACCTATTGATGGATTAATTGCTTATCATGTCGCTAATCAATAG
- the gap gene encoding type I glyceraldehyde-3-phosphate dehydrogenase, which produces MSKVKLGINGFGRIGRIVFRESFNRDNVEVVAINDLLDVDHLAYLLKYDSVHGRFDGTVEVKEGKLYVNGRNIRITAERNPADLKWNEVDVDVVAECTGIFTTIETASEHLKGGAKKVIISAPSADAPMFVMGVNHETAKASDLVVSNASCTTNCLAPLAKVINDNFGIVEGLMTTVHATTSTQMTADGPSRKDWRGGRAAAINIIPSSTGAAKAVGKVIPELNGKLTGMAFRVPTADVSTVDLTVKVAKETSYEEIMAVLKKASENELKGILGYTEDAVVSQDFISDKRTSIIDAGAGIGLNSTFFKLVSWYDNEYGYSSKLIDLSVHIAGLK; this is translated from the coding sequence ATGTCAAAAGTAAAATTAGGAATAAACGGATTTGGACGTATCGGAAGAATCGTTTTTAGAGAGTCTTTCAACAGAGATAATGTAGAAGTTGTTGCAATCAATGACTTGTTAGACGTAGATCACTTAGCTTATTTATTAAAATATGATTCAGTTCACGGTCGTTTCGACGGAACTGTAGAAGTTAAAGAAGGAAAATTGTATGTAAACGGAAGAAATATCCGTATCACTGCAGAAAGAAATCCTGCTGACTTAAAATGGAACGAAGTTGATGTAGATGTTGTTGCTGAATGTACTGGTATCTTTACAACTATCGAAACTGCAAGCGAGCACTTAAAAGGTGGAGCTAAAAAAGTAATCATTTCTGCTCCTTCTGCTGACGCTCCAATGTTTGTAATGGGAGTGAACCACGAAACTGCAAAAGCTTCTGATTTAGTTGTTTCTAACGCTTCTTGTACTACAAACTGTTTAGCTCCTTTAGCTAAAGTAATCAATGATAACTTTGGAATTGTTGAAGGTTTAATGACTACTGTTCATGCAACTACTTCAACTCAAATGACTGCTGACGGACCTTCTAGAAAAGACTGGAGAGGTGGACGTGCAGCTGCAATCAACATCATTCCTTCTTCAACAGGTGCTGCTAAAGCGGTTGGAAAAGTTATTCCTGAATTGAATGGAAAATTAACTGGTATGGCTTTCCGTGTTCCTACTGCTGACGTTTCTACAGTAGATTTAACTGTGAAAGTAGCTAAAGAAACTTCTTATGAAGAAATTATGGCTGTATTGAAAAAAGCTTCAGAAAACGAATTAAAAGGTATCTTAGGATATACTGAAGATGCAGTTGTTTCTCAAGATTTCATTTCTGATAAAAGAACATCTATTATCGATGCTGGTGCAGGAATTGGTTTAAATTCAACTTTCTTCAAATTAGTATCTTGGTATGACAATGAGTACGGATACTCAAGTAAATTAATTGATTTATCTGTGCATATTGCAGGTTTAAAATAA
- the pfkA gene encoding 6-phosphofructokinase: MSKTIKKVGVLTSGGDSPGMNAAIRSVVRTCAYHNIECVGIYRGYQGMIEGDFKEMGPRSVNNIVNKGGTILKSARSVDFRTPEGRKKAHENLLKAGIDALVVIGGDGSFTGGLIFNSEYNFPVIGIPGTIDNDIYGTSFTLGYDTALNTVVDCIDKIRDTASSHNRLFFVEVMGRDAGHIALNAGIGAGAEEILIPEEDLGLDRLLDSLQKSKASGKSSSIVVIAEGDKIGKNVFELKDYVEANLPEYDVRVSVLGHMQRGGSPSCFDRVLASRLGVKAVESLLEGKSNYMVGLKEDKVILTPLEQAIKGKSEIDRELLRVSDIMST, encoded by the coding sequence ATGTCAAAAACAATAAAAAAAGTAGGTGTTCTTACCTCAGGAGGAGACTCACCAGGAATGAATGCTGCAATACGATCAGTTGTTCGAACATGTGCTTATCATAATATAGAATGCGTAGGGATTTATAGAGGGTATCAAGGAATGATCGAAGGCGATTTTAAAGAAATGGGTCCTCGAAGCGTTAATAATATTGTAAATAAAGGAGGAACGATTTTGAAATCGGCTCGTTCTGTTGATTTTAGAACACCGGAAGGTAGAAAAAAAGCCCACGAAAACCTTTTAAAAGCTGGAATTGATGCTTTGGTTGTAATTGGTGGAGACGGAAGTTTTACCGGAGGTTTAATCTTCAACTCAGAATACAATTTTCCTGTAATAGGAATTCCTGGCACAATTGATAATGATATTTATGGTACAAGTTTTACTCTAGGTTATGATACTGCTTTGAATACTGTTGTTGACTGTATTGATAAAATTAGAGATACTGCGAGTTCACATAACCGTTTATTCTTTGTAGAGGTTATGGGTAGAGATGCAGGTCACATTGCACTTAATGCCGGAATTGGTGCAGGTGCAGAAGAAATCCTTATTCCTGAAGAAGATCTTGGTTTAGACCGTCTTTTAGATTCACTGCAAAAAAGTAAAGCTTCAGGAAAATCATCTAGTATCGTAGTTATTGCTGAAGGAGATAAAATTGGTAAAAACGTATTCGAATTAAAGGATTATGTTGAGGCTAATTTACCTGAGTATGATGTACGTGTTTCTGTATTAGGTCACATGCAGCGTGGTGGTTCACCATCTTGTTTTGACCGTGTTTTAGCAAGCCGTTTAGGAGTAAAAGCTGTAGAATCATTATTGGAAGGGAAATCAAATTATATGGTTGGTCTTAAAGAAGATAAAGTGATTTTAACACCGCTTGAACAAGCTATTAAAGGAAAATCAGAAATTGATAGAGAGTTATTAAGAGTGTCTGACATTATGTCGACATAA